Below is a genomic region from Neovison vison isolate M4711 chromosome 9, ASM_NN_V1, whole genome shotgun sequence.
TCAGATTCTGACTCTGCAACTTAGTTGCTCTATACTCTTAGATAAATAATTTAACCTTATGAAACTGCAGACTTTCCTCTTTTGTAATTGGAAAAGATAATCCTCGCCTTATTATCACAAGCATGCTCTGTTAACTTTGAAATGTTAATTGCCGTCATCCTCCTGGGCCACACTAATCCACAGAGCTTCCATAAATATACATCTAGCAGCCCTGTTAGTCTTAAGATGGAAAGTAAATTCGGAAATGTCACAggcaaataaaaatcatttttttattatgggCAATTATTCAAATActgacttttgtattttttttatatgcTTACACAGTTTCTGTTAAAATGGCCCAACTTCTGATGGACATAAGGTATTTTGGACTTTTTAAGCAAACATCTGGAATGTATGCATTTACTCAACAGAAAGTTAATGAATGTCTTTTATGTGAAAGGTAGTGTACTGGCACTGTGAAGGGATATGGACACATGAGTTTCTATCCTACTGACTCACTGTGAGGAATTTATAGATACAGTACTATCCCAAGAGGAAAGCATATGCAAGTAATAGTtgggtattttgtttgtttccttctttttttttttttttttacttttaacagaAAACCCAGGCCCTAAAATGGCACAGTTTATCTAATATTGCCAATGGATTGGTGTATAAATAACCAACAACCTCACCAAAACTATGTGTGTCAATATACTTGGAAgtttataaatacattattacAAGTTTTATAATTATACTAtctttactataattttttttatacacTGAATGTCTTTACAATATACACTGAATGTCTATAAACCAGTCCATTGTTCACTGGTAAAAGAATGTTTGATGTGCTGCCTACTCTTTCtacttaacttaaaaaattattctcaCTTTTCGTATACATGGTAAGATAAAAATtcagagttttctcaaaaaatgatCCTTACGAATGACAAATcaaattctcattcttttctttccatccttgCCTACTTTGTGGacaatcaaatcttttaaaaacgtAAAGAccacatttttctctcttgagCTCTCCAAGCAGAGGAGACACAGGGTGTGCACCGTTCAGGGAATAAACGCTAGGGGCCATCGGTCTCCAGAGGACCTCAGATTTGCTTTCACGTAGCTTTCATGTAGAGGCATCAAGTGGTAACCCCAGCTAACTCAGGACCCATCCGACATAGGAAAGTTGACTCCAGGAGTATTTGCGGCACTTGCTTACCCTAGCATCTGTATCAGCCAAGTCGTCATTCAAGCCCAAATCCTCAGATCGGTCACCCTGAAAAAAATCCCATTCTCTGGTAAGTTGTTTTCTAGCATATAATCACATGATTTGCTTAATTCCCTTAAAATCAGATAAATAATactttttgagaaaaagagactCAAGTGCTTCTttcaagggagagagaatctcgtTTTACTCCTCATACAGGAAGAGGTATGTCCTGACCCAGTGGAGGTATACCTTAGccagagaaagcagagcattgcGATAATCTCCAGATGTGTCTGAGGTGATATCTTTAGCCAGATCTCTCTTCAGTTCTGAGAAATGAGAAGACCGTATTTTGCAGTAAACTAGAGATAAATCGGCACCCTAGCAACTTGAATACTGTCCGGTAACAGAGTGCCTGTGCCAGACCCGTGCCCAACAATGAGGAAATATTATACACTGCAGAATCCCCAAAGCCCCATCATTAACATCCACATTCAATTTTAAGAAATGCATTATCAGATTTAGTTTCCAACTTAGGTAACTTGGACGGTTGAAATGTACCTTCTCTATAGACTCTGTTAATTTCTCTGATCTCTTTGTTAGTTCTTGATACCAAAATTTCATCCAGAGTGTCTTCATCAGTCCCAAGGccctgaattaaaaaaagaaatgcaagaaaaactTTGTTCCAAAGTGTCTGCTAGTTTATGGGTCCCAGAATTCATTTGAACCTAGCATTTAGTAAATTTCCCATAGTATTTAGTAAAAATCCACAATGTTTAATAATCACAATCAACTCTATTATATTGCTCTAAAAACTCTATTATATTGCTCTAAAAACAAACTGGGTTTAAAGCCATTACTTTGCACAAAGACACAAAAAAGGATGTATAGAAATCCGTACAGTGACAGACAACACGAGGAGAATGAAAGTCATACAGCTGCCATCATCAACATGTCATTCATTCTACTCACTTATTTTATTCCTGCTGACTGGCGTGCCAGCACTAGGTAGAAGGATATAACAAGGACATAACAAAGGAGACTTGATCTCTCCATTCTGCCGAGGAAAGGAATTTTGCTTCACCCAGGTTATTTACCTTCATGGCAGCACGAAGTTCATCAGCGTCAAACTGGGCTGGAGTTTTTAATAGCGCCAAGACAACTTCCTCAAGGTGACCAGAAAGGGCTTTCTTCAGAGCTTCATCCAGGGGCTAAAACAAAAAGATTAGAGTCAGGGCTTCTAATAACGGACATGCTGGGCGATATAGCAATATAGGGTTACCTAACCTTTAGGATCAACATTTCTAATTCCAGCCATCTTTTAGATACAAAATATGGTATTTAGAatgttaccttcttttttttttttttttttaagatatagaGTGATTACAATGCAATGTACTGCCTTCATTGTTAACTTGAAAAGGATTCTTTTAAGGTTTCCCTTGATCTTTTACAGGCAGAGGAAATCACAAAGCTCAAAACATAGGGGTTTGTGTATGGATAGAAACAGAAGTAAGAATGCCTTAAAAATAATGCATTAGTGATTTTCCAGGCTTTGGAGTTTGCACTGCTCAAATAAGCTCACATCAGACATTGGCTTTAGATCATTTTCTAACTgcactccttaaaaaaaaaaaaaaaatgacccatttttggtataaaaaatacaaagcttACTTTTAAAGTAGAATTATATGGATATACATTTAGACATGAAATTGCTGTTTTAAGTTTCAGCAAAAAACACATGTCAGTCCGAACACAGTCCTTATTGCCAACAGTGCCCttgatatttgttattttcaaGTTAAAGACTGGTCTCCATTAGGAGTCGTCTGCGAAGAACCAAGACAGCTAATGTCTGAAACCGAAAATTTGCTAGTATTGATTACAGTTAAGTGGGTAAATACTGTAATCCTAGTCTTAGTTGTAAAGGGAACACAGAGTTAGAGACTGAAAAAACTAGCTTCAAAATTCATGCTTAGACATAAATGTAATTGAAATTGAATATCGAAGTTTCCCACTCCAGCCtacctttcctttttcctggagATACGCTGCTTTAATCTGCTGACGCTGTGCGTTGTTCCTCTTAGTTAGAATGTCAATGATGGTTGCTTCATCCACTCCTGGAAATAAAAGGCCATGAAGCTTTAAAAGCAATTTTTGTCATCATCCATAACTgacataaaataattcattacCAAGATGGTCCAAATGAAGTTCTAGAAAACTAAGAAACATAAGTGACAGAAGCCTAGGACATAGAGGCAGTATTAAAGGGAAGCATTTCAGATGGCACTCCAGCCatttgaaggagaaagaaagaggaatttgTTCCTGGCCCTCTGTGCTGCACTGTTTGATCCCAATTGAAACCCTAAATGTGAGCAGAGTTGATTTCCACATTGAGTTTCTGCTTGCAGTGAGCTGGTAAAAATATCAGTCGTTGCAACAGAGACTGTACTGATTTGACCAAATTTCCTAAATGCtgagaaaagaaatacatctttGTTTGACAAAGAAGTCttttttatcttcaaaatgaAACATACTTTTTCCACCGCATATGTCCCTTTTTTGATAGCCATTCAAATGGCCATTGTGAAACGTCCAGGAGGGGACTGTTTGGGGAAGGCATTCTTACCTTTAACTGTTATCGCGTTATGCAAGGCAGCAACATCCGAGGATGGATTGAAGCTAGGATAGGGGCTCACTGCTGACCCAGGACCACCTTTGGATCCTTTCACAGTTTTCTGTGGATGAGAGAGAAATGGAGTCAGGTCCGCTCACTCTCATTCGTTTCTATTCTGATCTTTAACAAAGTTATTGTATGGTCACTTGACTTACAATGTATTCCTGCTCTTCATTTTCAATAAACCAGGCCTGTTTGAGGAATTCTGATACCATTGCCATTTTGAAAGAAGGATCTGGAAAGAAAACAGGTAGATGCTATAACAAAACACAAACTGACTATCTATCTGTATCACCCTCCTCTCTCACATACACAAGACGCAGAGTAGCCTTGACCTTACTTATGGATTACT
It encodes:
- the ANXA1 gene encoding annexin A1 — protein: MAMVSEFLKQAWFIENEEQEYIKTVKGSKGGPGSAVSPYPSFNPSSDVAALHNAITVKGVDEATIIDILTKRNNAQRQQIKAAYLQEKGKPLDEALKKALSGHLEEVVLALLKTPAQFDADELRAAMKGLGTDEDTLDEILVSRTNKEIREINRVYREELKRDLAKDITSDTSGDYRNALLSLAKGDRSEDLGLNDDLADTDARALYEAGERRKGTDVNVFVTILTTRAYPHLRQVFQKYRKYSKHDMNKVLDLEMKGDIEKCLTTIVKCATSKPMFFAEKLHQAMKGSGTRHKTLIRIMVSRSEIDMNDIKACYQKLYGISLCQAILDETKGDYEKILVALCGD